A genomic window from Cucumis melo cultivar AY chromosome 8, USDA_Cmelo_AY_1.0, whole genome shotgun sequence includes:
- the LOC103495878 gene encoding zeatin O-xylosyltransferase-like, with protein sequence MNNENNNAVKISNDLPIVVVMVPLPAQGHLNQLLHLSHHISTFHIPVHFVGTATHNRQVQLRRVHNGSQISSHPSIQFHDFDIPPFPSPPPNPAAPHKFPSHLIPSFIAAALHLHRPLAAFLRALSSKVKRLVVIHDSLMSSALQDVNAIPNTESYCFHSVSAFTVALHNLERKVRFANDGHKDGEITTIYQQYFPKELNVVSTEECFPTEFLEFIGSQFRHLPKMGAGKIYNTCKFIEGEFLEVIQRIEPEFRHWALGPFNPLKISKPPCSHSCMAWLDQQEPRSVIYISFGTTTTMKDEQIKEIAIGLARSDQKFIWVLRDADKGDVFDVNEIRKSNLPEGYNNLIGDQGLVIKDWAPQLEILGHWATGGFMTHCGWNSCIESITTGVPVIAWPMHSDQPRNTVLMTRVLCVGVGLKEWQQELIMAGAIEEVVRKLMVSEEGAKVRRNAERLGNVVRQSLEEGGESRKEFEAFVAHITR encoded by the exons ATGAATAACGAAAACAACAACGCGGTAAAAATTTCAAACGACCTTCCAATAGTGGTTGTTATGGTTCCTTTACCTGCACAAGGTCACTTGAACCAACTACTCCACCTCTCCCACCACATCTCCACCTTCCACATCCCAGTCCACTTCGTTGGCACTGCTACCCACAATCGCCAAGTACAACTTCGTCGTGTTCACAACGGTTCCCAGATCAGTAGCCACCCATCAATCCAATTCCACGACTTTGATATCCCTCCATTTCCCTCTCCTCCTCCCAATCCTGCCGCACCCCATAAATTTCCCTCCCATCTCATTCCCTCATTCATTGCTGCTGCTCTCCATCTCCATCGCCCTCTCGCTGCTTTCCTACGCGCTCTCTCATCTAAAGTGAAACGACTTGTCGTCATCCACGACTCACTAATGTCGTCTGCCCTACAAGATGTCAACGCCATTCCCAACACTGAATCCTATTGCTTTCACTCTGTATCCGCCTTCACCGTTGCTCTTCATAACTTGGAGCGTAAAGTGCGGTTTGCAAACGACGGACACAAAGATGGTGAAATAACAACGATTTACCAACAATATTTTCCTAAAGAACTGAATGTAGTGTCGACGGAAGAATGTTTTCCAACAGAATTTTTGGAGTTCATTGGATCTCAGTTTCGTCATCTGCCAAAAATGGGAGCTGGGAAAATTTATAACACTTGTAAATTTATTGAAGGAGAGTTTTTAGAGGTGATTCAGAGGATTGAACCTGAGTTTCGTCATTGGGCTTTGGGTCCTTTCAACCCTCTCAAAATCTCCAAG CCACCTTGTAGCCATAGCTGCATGGCATGGCTAGACCAACAAGAGCCAAGATCAGTGATCTACATCTCATTTGGGACAACTACAACAATGAAAGacgaacaaataaaagaaatagcAATTGGGTTAGCAAGAAGTGATCAAAAGTTCATTTGGGTCCTCCGCGATGCAGACAAGGGAGACGTATTCGATGTCAACGAGATTCGAAAGTCGAATCTTCCAGAAGGTTATAACAATTTAATTGGCGACCAAGGGTTGGTAATAAAAGACTGGGCACCACAGTTAGAGATACTGGGTCATTGGGCGACAGGAGGGTTCATGACACATTGCGGTTGGAACTCATGCATAGAGAGCATCACGACTGGGGTTCCGGTGATTGCTTGGCCAATGCACTCTGACCAACCGAGGAACACGGTGCTTATGACTAGGGTATTGTGTGTCGGGGTGGGACTCAAAGAGTGGCAACAAGAACTGATAATGGCAGGTGCTATAGAGGAGGTCGTTAGGAAGTTGATGGTGTCGGAGGAAGGGGCGAAGGTGAGGAGAAATGCAGAGAGATTAGGGAATGTTGTGCGACAATCGTTGGAAGAAGGCGGCGAGTCTCGTAAGGAATTTGAGGCTTTTGTAGCTCATATTACTAgataa